One segment of Candidatus Saganbacteria bacterium DNA contains the following:
- the fliN gene encoding flagellar motor switch protein FliN, translating to MAETESFGVDKIKFAQITESQSGPRLDQQMLAEIPVEATVELGKAKIALREILDLAEGSIISLDKVAGESLDIKVGGQVVAQGEVVAVNDCYAIRVTKVCINK from the coding sequence TTGGCAGAAACCGAAAGTTTCGGCGTTGACAAAATAAAATTCGCTCAGATCACGGAAAGCCAAAGCGGACCCCGTCTGGACCAGCAGATGCTTGCTGAGATCCCCGTGGAAGCAACTGTCGAACTCGGGAAAGCCAAGATCGCGTTGAGAGAGATCCTTGATCTCGCGGAAGGTTCTATCATCAGCCTGGACAAGGTCGCGGGGGAATCACTTGACATAAAAGTGGGAGGGCAAGTTGTCGCCCAGGGAGAAGTCGTCGCTGTCAATGATTGCTACGCCATCAGGGTCACCAAAGTCTGCATAAATAAATGA
- a CDS encoding UDP-N-acetylmuramoyl-tripeptide--D-alanyl-D-alanine ligase: MFILKEILKAVKGRTSCKNNITFTGISTDTRTIKKGSLFIALIGDTHDGHNFINEAFRKGASAAIVSRPVNKIPRGKITIKVFDALKALQDIAHFHRNKFKAKIIAVTGSSGKTTTKDMISSVLSQAGTTLKTKENLNNEIGVPLTLLMLAKKHRFAVIEMGMQGLGEIGFLSKITSPDIAVITNTGKAHLGKLKTRKNIAKAKAEVLGYLSKTGRAILNRDDDYFDLMKRSCGKRRIVTFGIKKRADMTAENIKDDGTAVSFDLVNKDGRNKIVLPLPGKHNVYNALSAIAAAKVLGISEDKIKAGLLNFRPSGKRMAIFVNKNGAKIINDTYNANPYSMKAALDVLATQKGRKIAVLGDMFELGRSAKKEHELIGKMIPGLCIDVLLTSGTLSKNIYLSAVSINPGGKYFHFKDKNAIIRKLKHVISKGDIVLFKASRGMRFEKIAENFLT, from the coding sequence ATGTTTATTTTAAAAGAGATCTTAAAAGCCGTCAAAGGCAGGACATCCTGTAAAAACAACATTACTTTCACCGGCATTTCCACCGATACAAGGACCATTAAAAAAGGTTCGCTGTTCATCGCGCTTATCGGAGATACGCATGACGGGCATAATTTTATCAACGAAGCCTTCAGGAAAGGCGCTTCCGCCGCAATAGTCTCAAGACCTGTAAATAAAATTCCCCGCGGCAAGATCACAATAAAAGTTTTTGACGCTTTAAAAGCGCTTCAGGATATCGCACATTTTCACAGGAATAAGTTTAAGGCCAAAATAATAGCCGTTACGGGCAGCAGCGGCAAGACCACGACAAAAGACATGATCTCGTCTGTCCTGTCACAGGCAGGAACAACGCTGAAGACAAAAGAGAACCTTAATAACGAGATCGGCGTCCCTCTCACTTTGCTCATGCTGGCTAAAAAACACCGTTTCGCGGTGATAGAGATGGGCATGCAGGGTCTTGGAGAAATTGGCTTTCTTTCAAAGATAACATCACCCGATATCGCTGTCATCACAAATACCGGCAAAGCCCATCTGGGAAAGTTAAAGACGAGAAAAAATATAGCAAAAGCAAAAGCGGAAGTGCTTGGCTACCTTTCAAAGACCGGCCGGGCGATATTGAACCGGGATGACGACTATTTTGATCTGATGAAAAGATCCTGCGGGAAAAGAAGGATCGTCACTTTCGGCATAAAAAAACGCGCTGACATGACGGCTGAAAATATCAAAGACGACGGCACTGCGGTCAGTTTCGACCTGGTCAATAAGGACGGGAGAAATAAGATAGTGCTTCCTTTGCCGGGAAAACATAACGTTTACAACGCTCTTTCTGCTATCGCAGCCGCAAAAGTCCTGGGGATATCAGAAGATAAAATAAAGGCCGGACTTCTCAACTTCAGACCTTCCGGCAAAAGAATGGCTATTTTTGTCAATAAAAATGGCGCTAAAATAATAAACGATACTTATAATGCCAATCCGTATTCGATGAAAGCCGCACTGGATGTCCTTGCAACACAAAAAGGCCGTAAGATCGCGGTCCTCGGGGACATGTTCGAGCTCGGCAGATCCGCAAAAAAAGAGCATGAACTCATCGGAAAGATGATACCGGGGCTTTGTATAGATGTCCTTCTCACATCGGGCACCCTGTCTAAAAACATTTACCTGTCAGCCGTATCGATCAACCCCGGCGGCAAGTATTTCCATTTCAAAGATAAAAACGCTATTATAAGGAAGCTGAAACATGTGATTTCTAAAGGTGATATTGTCCTCTTTAAAGCCTCACGTGGGATGAGATTTGAAAAAATCGCGGAAAATTTCTTGACATAA
- a CDS encoding FliM/FliN family flagellar motor switch protein, with protein sequence MANGKKNKITLLLQPAIGDWTVYKPDHHRAKEDSPVIRGPAKLADSERYSALLLFLNFSESFASSLNKASEANLIVRAISAEQLNPPMILKRIQRPVAQFQFNDPDFGSIFLYIESNICNYLIDKCIGSYEALGSAKELTEIEKSILFTCINADASKLLGDAALSDLILSGSPVPYFDQSVIDSAVFVFFDIDIGFDQNKTGRIFLAVPARLVKELLRKADRSRPAPRIEKIKYLNTEKITFNLVSDLGSTYISAKDLYDMEAGDVIVLDNSIYNLINISIGGHLNLFGQPAIKDNKISLQLMRSGTSRVEKIRESVVEQEKPPAEEMSVQESGQAADENAEAFGGLIAEQESSADEDFSDGGNTAY encoded by the coding sequence ATGGCAAACGGCAAAAAGAATAAGATCACCTTGCTTCTGCAGCCGGCAATAGGCGACTGGACTGTTTATAAACCTGACCATCACAGGGCTAAAGAAGACTCGCCCGTTATCAGAGGCCCTGCAAAACTTGCCGACAGCGAGCGATACTCCGCGCTGCTTCTTTTCCTGAATTTTTCCGAAAGTTTTGCGTCTTCTCTCAATAAAGCATCGGAAGCGAACCTTATTGTACGGGCTATTTCCGCCGAACAGCTGAACCCGCCTATGATCCTGAAAAGGATCCAGCGGCCGGTCGCGCAGTTCCAGTTCAACGATCCGGATTTTGGAAGCATTTTCCTGTATATCGAATCAAATATCTGCAATTATCTGATCGATAAATGCATAGGCAGCTATGAAGCGCTGGGATCCGCAAAAGAGCTTACGGAAATAGAAAAGAGCATTCTCTTCACCTGTATAAATGCCGACGCTTCAAAGTTACTGGGTGACGCGGCTCTGTCCGACTTGATCTTGTCCGGGTCTCCCGTGCCCTATTTTGACCAGTCTGTCATCGATTCAGCTGTTTTTGTTTTCTTTGACATCGATATCGGCTTTGACCAGAATAAGACCGGCAGGATCTTTTTGGCCGTCCCGGCCAGGCTCGTGAAAGAGCTGTTAAGAAAAGCAGATCGTTCAAGACCCGCCCCCAGGATTGAAAAAATAAAGTATTTGAACACGGAAAAGATCACTTTCAATTTAGTTTCCGACCTTGGCTCGACATATATATCGGCCAAGGACCTGTACGATATGGAGGCCGGGGACGTCATCGTCCTGGATAATTCAATTTATAATCTGATAAATATTTCTATCGGAGGACACTTGAATCTTTTCGGCCAACCTGCTATAAAGGATAATAAGATTTCGCTGCAATTAATGAGGAGCGGCACAAGCAGGGTTGAAAAGATCAGAGAGTCCGTAGTTGAGCAGGAAAAACCGCCGGCCGAAGAAATGTCTGTTCAGGAAAGCGGTCAGGCAGCGGACGAAAATGCAGAGGCATTTGGCGGTCTTATTGCGGAACAAGAATCATCGGCTGATGAAGATTTTTCGGATGGCGGCAATACAGCTTATTAA
- a CDS encoding flagellar hook basal-body protein: MLDVMSQANNAIDAYNTKLRTISSNITNLSIPGYKRTDISFEEVFSHVVKSGTGSSFYGEEGGTNPQQTGGTTAVANSLIDFRQGDVVGSTNMDLAISGNGLFILSPDNGNSFLYTRNGQFTVNNNKLLSVNGMQVYGFKRNGGVSSAQLEAIDLTGQTYDPTKVTFDANGVLRKSYDSITGIYGDELNHQIALTSFPNPSGLEYRDGTNFSQTLSSGDPANPSAPGNESVGIISPRSKEQSNVIYTSEVVDSLEMQRAESACLTVIRLVNDTITQFIQRTS; this comes from the coding sequence ATGTTGGATGTAATGTCCCAGGCAAACAACGCGATAGATGCTTATAACACCAAGCTCAGGACGATCTCATCGAATATAACGAACCTATCTATCCCCGGATATAAAAGGACTGATATTTCTTTCGAGGAAGTGTTCTCACACGTCGTAAAATCCGGGACCGGAAGCTCTTTTTACGGAGAGGAAGGAGGGACAAACCCTCAACAGACCGGAGGGACCACGGCTGTCGCAAATTCTCTTATTGATTTCAGACAGGGTGATGTGGTCGGAAGCACAAATATGGATCTTGCAATATCGGGAAATGGCCTTTTTATCCTGTCTCCGGACAACGGCAATTCATTTCTTTATACCAGGAACGGACAGTTCACGGTCAATAACAACAAATTGTTATCGGTCAACGGCATGCAGGTATATGGTTTCAAAAGGAACGGAGGCGTATCTTCTGCCCAGCTTGAAGCAATAGACCTTACCGGACAGACATATGATCCCACAAAGGTAACTTTTGACGCCAATGGGGTTTTGAGGAAATCTTATGATTCCATAACCGGCATATACGGAGATGAACTTAATCACCAGATAGCTTTGACTTCATTCCCCAACCCTTCCGGACTTGAATACAGGGACGGGACAAATTTCTCGCAGACGCTTTCATCCGGCGATCCCGCAAATCCTTCTGCCCCCGGCAACGAATCCGTAGGGATCATCAGCCCCAGGAGTAAAGAGCAGTCGAATGTCATCTATACTTCAGAGGTCGTTGACTCTCTCGAGATGCAAAGGGCGGAGAGCGCATGCCTGACGGTTATCAGGCTGGTAAACGATACTATAACTCAGTTCATACAGAGAACAAGCTGA
- the fliP gene encoding flagellar type III secretion system pore protein FliP (The bacterial flagellar biogenesis protein FliP forms a type III secretion system (T3SS)-type pore required for flagellar assembly.) — translation MKKYISILAALFITAGPAFSAPAISPGGINISTLLTPERFSNSVQLLITLSLITLAPFFLISVTSFLRMIIVLGLIRVAVGTQQVPPNSVIIGLSLFMTVFVMTPVWQEINTKALVPYNQKKISQVKAFEVGMEPLRKFMFRQTRENDLSLFIQFSRIPRPTSFSQVPTYVLIPAFMISELKTAFQIGFLIFVPFIVIDLVVANILLSLGMFMLSPVMVSLPFKILLFVLADGWNLITRGLMMSFS, via the coding sequence ATGAAAAAATATATAAGTATCCTTGCCGCATTGTTTATTACGGCAGGTCCCGCGTTCTCGGCGCCGGCAATATCACCCGGCGGCATTAATATTTCGACCCTCCTGACCCCTGAAAGGTTCAGTAACTCAGTTCAGCTTCTGATAACTCTCTCGCTGATAACTTTAGCCCCTTTTTTCCTTATATCGGTGACTTCTTTCCTGAGGATGATAATCGTTCTCGGCCTTATCAGGGTCGCAGTCGGAACACAGCAGGTGCCTCCGAACTCGGTCATCATCGGGCTTTCGCTTTTTATGACCGTATTCGTTATGACGCCGGTATGGCAGGAGATCAACACAAAAGCTTTAGTCCCCTATAACCAGAAAAAGATCAGCCAGGTCAAGGCTTTCGAAGTGGGGATGGAACCTCTAAGAAAATTCATGTTCAGGCAGACCAGGGAGAACGATCTCAGTCTTTTCATACAGTTCTCGCGTATCCCCAGGCCCACAAGTTTTTCGCAGGTACCTACCTATGTCCTCATCCCCGCTTTCATGATAAGCGAGCTTAAGACCGCTTTCCAGATCGGGTTTCTTATATTTGTCCCGTTCATCGTTATTGATCTTGTGGTCGCCAATATATTACTGTCGCTGGGTATGTTCATGCTGTCCCCTGTAATGGTCTCTCTTCCTTTTAAGATACTCCTTTTTGTACTGGCCGACGGGTGGAACCTTATCACCAGAGGCCTGATGATGAGCTTTAGCTGA
- the flhB gene encoding flagellar biosynthesis protein FlhB, producing MGEQGGDKSEEPTPHRLREAREKGQVAKSKEITTAFLLLTSYVIFRYTGDMIWRELAGMTQSVFQLIPNISDFSLDFVGSVLLIALRAFAISVTPIFIVTVIVALLAEALQTGFVAAVDPLSPKLERINPLEGFKRMFSMTGFVELVKSIIKILIVFYITWYAVKDDLPSVIGVMSADPWQSLVIGGSIAYKIAIRVGIFYLAVAILDYFYRRWEYMKNLKMTKQEIKEEYKRLEGDPQVKQRMRDLQRAMSNQRMMAAVPGADVVVTNPTHLAVAILYDASRMKAPSLVAKGRHMIAEEIKKIAESNNIPVIENEPLARSIFNSTKVGQEISSEIYQAVAEILAFVYKIKKNRLNRKKEWLGPLKGIRAQKTVAAPSRR from the coding sequence ATGGGAGAACAGGGCGGAGATAAATCCGAGGAACCGACGCCGCACCGTCTAAGAGAAGCTCGCGAAAAAGGCCAGGTCGCGAAAAGCAAGGAAATTACGACTGCTTTTCTGCTACTGACCTCATATGTCATTTTCAGGTACACGGGGGACATGATATGGAGGGAGCTGGCAGGTATGACGCAGTCGGTCTTCCAGCTCATCCCAAATATTTCTGATTTCAGCCTCGATTTTGTCGGCAGCGTACTTTTGATAGCCCTGAGAGCTTTTGCTATCTCCGTAACGCCGATTTTCATCGTCACTGTTATAGTGGCGCTCCTTGCCGAAGCTCTGCAGACGGGGTTTGTCGCCGCTGTCGATCCTCTATCGCCAAAACTCGAAAGGATCAATCCTTTGGAAGGGTTTAAAAGGATGTTCTCTATGACCGGCTTTGTCGAACTTGTCAAATCGATAATAAAGATCCTCATAGTGTTCTATATCACCTGGTATGCTGTAAAGGACGATCTCCCCAGCGTGATAGGCGTAATGAGCGCTGATCCGTGGCAATCGCTTGTGATAGGCGGATCGATCGCTTACAAGATCGCGATACGCGTCGGGATATTTTATCTTGCTGTGGCCATCCTCGATTATTTTTACAGGCGATGGGAATACATGAAGAACCTGAAGATGACAAAACAGGAGATAAAAGAGGAATACAAAAGGCTCGAAGGCGACCCGCAGGTCAAACAGAGGATGAGAGACCTCCAGAGGGCGATGTCAAACCAGCGGATGATGGCTGCTGTCCCGGGAGCTGATGTCGTCGTCACCAACCCGACGCACCTGGCTGTCGCTATTCTTTATGACGCGTCAAGGATGAAGGCCCCTTCCCTGGTGGCAAAAGGCCGGCATATGATAGCGGAAGAGATAAAAAAAATAGCGGAATCAAATAATATCCCGGTGATCGAGAACGAACCGCTTGCGAGGTCCATATTCAACTCGACAAAGGTCGGACAGGAAATTTCATCGGAAATTTATCAGGCAGTTGCAGAGATACTCGCGTTCGTGTATAAGATTAAGAAGAACCGCTTAAATCGGAAAAAAGAATGGCTCGGGCCTCTTAAGGGGATAAGGGCGCAAAAGACAGTTGCCGCGCCGTCAAGGAGATAG
- the fliR gene encoding flagellar biosynthetic protein FliR: MVLTLPQIEVFMFVFARITGIFLIAPVFSTRTFPILGKISLIIWMAVVLWFVVPVSPGIPSGPIGISLFLIKELIIGLIIGFSCHILFAAIQSAGDIIDLQMGMSIATALDPTTGTVTSIVGKLTFYIALTVFLILNGHHMLLSAIHQSFRTIPVGAPIIISQDLVLQMINLGSNMLLIAVQLASPALLLIFISDFSFGIVSRVAPQVNVFMLGFQVKPTLGLLAILFSLPLMITNISSIITQMTQEIIRSFSIMKL; the protein is encoded by the coding sequence ATGGTACTGACTCTTCCCCAGATAGAAGTGTTCATGTTCGTATTCGCGCGCATCACAGGGATATTCCTGATAGCTCCTGTATTCAGCACCAGGACATTCCCCATACTGGGAAAGATCTCTCTTATTATTTGGATGGCCGTCGTGCTCTGGTTCGTAGTCCCTGTCTCACCGGGGATCCCCAGCGGACCGATCGGCATATCGCTGTTTTTGATCAAAGAACTTATTATCGGACTAATAATCGGGTTCAGCTGCCATATCCTCTTTGCCGCGATACAATCTGCCGGCGATATAATCGACCTTCAGATGGGAATGAGCATCGCGACCGCACTTGACCCGACCACCGGCACGGTCACATCAATAGTCGGTAAATTAACGTTCTATATAGCATTGACCGTTTTCCTGATCCTGAACGGGCACCACATGCTGCTTTCAGCCATACATCAGAGCTTCAGGACGATCCCCGTCGGAGCCCCGATAATAATATCGCAGGATCTGGTGCTGCAGATGATAAACTTGGGGTCAAACATGCTGCTTATCGCGGTACAGCTTGCTAGTCCCGCCCTGCTTTTGATATTCATTTCGGATTTTTCGTTCGGGATAGTCTCGAGGGTGGCCCCGCAGGTGAACGTTTTCATGCTGGGGTTTCAGGTCAAGCCGACACTCGGCCTTTTGGCGATCCTGTTCAGCCTTCCTCTCATGATAACCAATATCTCGTCGATAATAACGCAGATGACGCAGGAAATCATCAGAAGTTTTAGTATAATGAAATTATAA
- a CDS encoding flagellar hook-length control protein FliK, whose translation MNDPKIMTNQAFEHSISDAVSYRSPVITDHPPDFDKNLKDSQKKIDEKKETPDELSDITSFLPIGYVSAMFNLSFDRDRLSDSFKNDLDDNGFLSNYAARPSAKTSFVENNARNLQGQDKDISNGDKSKYSGRAVEDLQQIMQKNRNSLLSANMIPFNEFIRNIEKFSARIDIQSIIDKIVETIKLVKSGEKTELVLDLKPEWLGNMTLNISSDKGVLTVQIFAGENAKSLLDANIKKLQEALKTANLNIGSLSVSVNSQQNRETPSKDQDSVKNILSAGGLEKNTVSAGNSFDLNNSYFQLALLLNKGDSMVYNQI comes from the coding sequence ATGAATGACCCCAAAATAATGACTAATCAGGCCTTTGAACACAGTATTTCAGACGCCGTTAGTTATAGATCTCCTGTTATCACCGATCATCCTCCTGATTTTGATAAAAACTTGAAAGACTCACAAAAGAAGATCGATGAAAAAAAAGAGACGCCGGATGAGCTGTCCGATATTACCTCTTTCTTGCCGATAGGTTATGTCAGTGCGATGTTTAATCTTAGTTTTGATCGTGATCGTCTTTCCGATTCCTTCAAAAATGATCTCGACGACAACGGTTTTTTGAGCAACTATGCGGCCAGGCCAAGCGCAAAAACATCTTTTGTCGAAAATAACGCAAGAAACTTGCAGGGACAGGATAAGGATATTTCAAACGGCGATAAATCAAAATATTCGGGCCGGGCCGTTGAAGATCTCCAGCAAATAATGCAAAAAAACAGGAATTCTCTTCTGAGCGCAAATATGATACCTTTTAATGAGTTTATCCGGAACATCGAGAAGTTTTCAGCAAGGATAGATATCCAAAGCATCATCGATAAGATCGTGGAAACAATAAAACTGGTAAAGTCCGGGGAAAAGACGGAACTTGTCTTAGACCTTAAGCCGGAATGGCTCGGCAATATGACGCTGAACATTTCCTCCGACAAGGGTGTTCTCACTGTACAAATATTTGCCGGTGAAAACGCGAAATCTCTTCTTGATGCAAATATCAAGAAGCTGCAGGAAGCTTTAAAGACGGCAAACCTTAACATCGGCTCGCTCTCGGTCTCGGTCAACAGCCAGCAGAACAGAGAGACGCCCTCAAAAGACCAGGACAGCGTTAAAAATATCCTTAGTGCCGGCGGCCTTGAAAAAAATACCGTCAGTGCAGGGAACAGTTTTGATCTCAATAATTCATATTTTCAGCTTGCATTATTGCTTAATAAAGGCGATTCGATGGTCTATAATCAAATATAA
- the flhA gene encoding flagellar biosynthesis protein FlhA has product MASSINLNSLKALFSVNDFAVAGVVVVIIGLMILPLPAFILDILVTLNVAISLIILLVAMYLKEPLEFAAFPSILLIVTLFRLSINISASRLILLNAYAGEVIASFGNFVVSGNYIVGAIVFIIIMIVQFIVITKGSERVAEVAARFTLDAMPGKQMSIDADLNAGLIDANEAKARRKKIEREATFFGAMDGSNKFVRGDSIAAIIITLVNIIGGILVGWLQQGMGVMQAVSTFALLTVGCGLVTQIPALLISIATGMVITKAATDVSIGTDIANQIFAQPRAFAFVSMILMLFAFIPGLPTIPFLSLAIMSGIAAIFLIQAQMKKEEVSVVQEEGAQKDMLKKPESIISTLGLDPLSLKTGRNLIPLIDPAQKGPLLEKITLIRYHIGQELGFVIPGVRVMDDLSLPPNQYVIEIRGTKVATAEVLMNNYKVDRTLDEIKSAKITGVEGKDPLTGEIMTWVPKEEEQKLKAAGITGIDTVDVVANHFSETVKRYADEIITRQNVQSLIELVKNTNAAIVRELIPDMLSLGQVHKVLQLLVRERVSIRDLSTILERLADYAHLSRDINILAEYVRQSLARQICESYTSKEGVITVVTIDPNLEETMIGAVHQSEYGSFLALDPNIGERILGQISSQIQAFRKMNLSSIILCSPRLRPHLKRFIERSFPDAAVLSYNEIVPQVKVQSVGMISLD; this is encoded by the coding sequence TTGGCGTCATCGATAAATTTGAACTCGTTAAAAGCTCTGTTCTCTGTCAACGACTTTGCCGTGGCAGGAGTTGTGGTCGTCATCATCGGTTTGATGATACTGCCGCTTCCGGCTTTTATCCTTGATATCCTTGTGACGCTGAACGTCGCGATCTCTTTGATAATACTCCTGGTTGCTATGTACCTCAAAGAGCCTCTTGAATTCGCCGCGTTCCCTTCCATACTCCTGATAGTCACCCTGTTCAGGCTTTCGATCAATATCTCGGCGTCGAGATTGATACTTTTGAACGCCTACGCGGGAGAAGTGATCGCTTCTTTCGGCAATTTTGTGGTCTCCGGTAATTATATCGTCGGCGCAATAGTTTTTATAATCATCATGATCGTGCAGTTCATCGTCATAACCAAAGGTTCCGAGCGCGTGGCAGAGGTGGCCGCGAGGTTCACTCTTGACGCGATGCCGGGAAAACAGATGTCGATAGACGCCGACCTGAACGCGGGGTTGATAGACGCTAATGAAGCAAAAGCGAGAAGAAAAAAGATCGAAAGGGAAGCCACTTTCTTCGGCGCCATGGACGGCTCGAACAAGTTCGTGAGAGGAGATTCGATCGCTGCCATTATTATCACGCTCGTTAACATCATCGGAGGGATCCTTGTCGGATGGCTCCAGCAAGGGATGGGTGTTATGCAAGCTGTCTCAACATTCGCCCTTTTAACGGTAGGCTGCGGTCTTGTGACACAGATACCCGCGCTGCTGATATCGATAGCGACCGGCATGGTCATAACAAAAGCCGCCACGGACGTGAGCATAGGGACCGATATAGCAAACCAGATATTCGCTCAGCCGAGGGCGTTCGCTTTTGTGTCGATGATCCTGATGTTATTTGCTTTCATCCCGGGCCTTCCGACGATCCCGTTCCTGTCCCTTGCCATAATGTCAGGGATCGCTGCGATATTCCTTATACAGGCGCAGATGAAAAAGGAAGAAGTGTCCGTTGTGCAGGAAGAAGGCGCCCAAAAAGACATGCTTAAAAAACCGGAAAGCATAATATCCACGCTGGGTCTTGACCCTCTGAGCCTGAAGACCGGCAGGAACCTTATCCCCCTGATCGATCCGGCGCAAAAAGGGCCGCTGCTGGAAAAGATAACGCTCATCCGCTATCACATCGGGCAGGAACTTGGATTTGTGATACCCGGCGTCAGGGTGATGGACGATCTGAGCCTGCCGCCTAACCAGTACGTGATCGAGATAAGAGGGACCAAGGTCGCGACAGCGGAGGTCCTTATGAACAATTATAAAGTCGACCGGACCTTGGATGAGATCAAATCCGCAAAGATCACCGGGGTGGAAGGCAAAGACCCCCTGACCGGTGAAATTATGACCTGGGTCCCTAAAGAGGAGGAACAGAAACTGAAAGCAGCGGGCATTACCGGCATAGACACTGTCGATGTAGTGGCCAACCATTTCTCAGAGACGGTAAAACGGTACGCGGACGAGATAATCACCAGGCAGAACGTGCAATCGCTGATCGAGCTTGTCAAGAACACCAATGCGGCGATAGTCAGGGAATTGATCCCCGACATGCTTTCGCTCGGCCAGGTGCACAAGGTCCTGCAGCTGCTTGTAAGAGAGAGGGTCTCGATCAGGGACCTTTCTACGATACTTGAAAGGCTGGCGGATTACGCGCACCTGAGCCGCGACATCAACATCCTAGCCGAATATGTCCGGCAATCCCTCGCAAGGCAGATATGTGAAAGCTACACCAGCAAAGAAGGGGTCATAACCGTCGTCACGATAGACCCTAATCTGGAAGAGACCATGATCGGCGCTGTCCACCAGAGCGAGTACGGCTCGTTCCTTGCCCTTGACCCTAATATCGGTGAAAGGATACTCGGCCAGATATCCAGCCAGATACAGGCTTTCAGGAAGATGAACCTGTCTTCGATAATACTTTGTTCTCCGAGGCTCCGGCCGCATCTAAAGAGATTCATCGAAAGAAGTTTTCCCGACGCGGCAGTGCTGTCGTATAATGAGATCGTGCCCCAGGTAAAAGTGCAGTCCGTCGGCATGATATCTCTTGATTGA
- the fliQ gene encoding flagellar biosynthesis protein FliQ — protein sequence MTQDFVTQVIYNGVMLVLLLSLPSVGLGLLVGFIISLFQAVTQIQEQTLTFVPKMVTVMMVIAFTSPWMASLMVDFMTTLWANIPNMVR from the coding sequence ATGACACAGGATTTTGTGACCCAGGTGATATACAACGGGGTCATGCTTGTCCTCCTGCTGTCGCTTCCTTCCGTAGGATTAGGTCTTTTGGTCGGTTTTATCATAAGCCTGTTCCAGGCGGTCACCCAAATACAGGAACAGACCCTCACTTTTGTGCCAAAGATGGTGACCGTCATGATGGTGATCGCTTTCACTTCCCCGTGGATGGCATCGCTTATGGTCGATTTTATGACGACGCTCTGGGCCAATATACCGAATATGGTGAGATGA